The following nucleotide sequence is from bacterium.
CGGCGATTTTGGATCGATATGGGATGGAGGTTGCGATAGCCGGGGAAATGAAAATCGCGGCGGAGTGAAACGCAAATCAACAGCAATCTCCGCAATTCCGACCTTGAGATTTTCGATTAAGCGCTGCAATCGACAACCAATTCAATTTCAAACGGTGCTAGAATTAAACGGCAAGGGAAGAGATTAATGACGCGGATACCCCTTGCCGTTAAGCAGAATTAGAAGCCTTCTTTCGTTCCGGAGAATTCTATGAGCCGTGGCGCAGTGCCGAAGGATCTTTTCGCAATCGTGTACAAGGCCTATCCAGACACGTTTGTGCCGGTCGTTTTCGATGGAAAGGTTGCCGAAATCACGGGACACAGCGCGGAGGACTTTCTTTCCGGGCACGTCAAGTGGGCGGACCTGGTTCATCCGGACGACAGAGGGGATTTCAATACGCATATCCGAGAAAATGCGGCATTTCCCGGATTGACTACTTCACACGATTACCGATTAACCGCAAAGGACGGCAGCATCCGGAGGGTGCGCGTTCTTTGCGTCAGCGAGGCCGGATCGGGTGGCAAACCGGCGACGCTCATGGGAACGATATACGATGTGACAAACGAAAAAAACGCCGAGATTGAGCTGAAAGAATCGCGCGAGCTTTTCCGAACGATTTTTAACTCAAGCCCAATTCCATCTTACATGGTAGGGCTGGCAGACCGCAAGATTGTGATGGTGAATTCCGCCTTCGAGTCCGTTTTCGGATTCACGCAGGAAGAAGTAATTGGCCAGTTCCCGGTGGAGCTTGGCTTCTTCGGGGAAGAACCGGAAAATACCGCCGTATGCAAGCGTCTGGTGGAGGAAGGAAAGCTTAGGGATTTCGAGTACATTTTTAATACCAAGAGCGGCGAAGTTCGAACGGGCATCGCATATTGTAAAGTAATCGAAATGCAAGGCGTACCTTGTGTCCTGGTAGAAACGATAGACATCACCGACCGAAAAAAAGCGGAAAGCGCATTGCTTGAAAGCGCAACGAACCTGAGAAAAACCCAGGAAATCGCCAGGCTGGGAAGCTGGCACTACAATATGAAAGGCAGCCTAACCTGGAGCGCTCAAAGCTATAACAATTTGGGCGTATCGCCGGACAGTTTCACTCCGACTGCGGCTTCCTTTATGGAATTGATCCACTCCGGCGACCGCGAAGCGATGCGGGAGTGGATAAGAGCCTGCAAGGCGGCTGAAAATCCCGGCGAGCTTGAATTCCGCTGCGTCCACCCGGACGGCTCGATTCACTGGCTTGGCGTGCGCGGAGAGCTTGTCTGCGACGCGGACGGCAAGCCCCTGTATATGGCCGGAACCAATCTGGATATTACCAGACGCAAGCAGGCGGAGGAAAAGCTGAACGAGAACATCGAAAGAATGCGCCTGATAATCAAAGGCTCGAACGTCGGCCTTTGGGACTGGGATCTTCGCACGAACAAGGTTTACTACTCCCCCGAATGGAAAAGCCAGATCGGATACGAAGAGCACGAAATTTCGGACAGCTTCGACGAATGGCAAAGCCGCGTGCACCCCGACGACCTTGAGCCGACTTTGAAATCGTTCAACGATTTCATAGCAAGCCAGCGTCCGTACAACGAAGTCGAATTCAGGTTCCGCCACAAAGACGGCTCGTACCGCTGGATTTTCTCAAGCTCATCCTTCATTTACGGCGATAATGACAAGCCCGTCAGAATGATCGGCACGCACCTGGACATTACCGATCGCAAAAACGCGGAAATCGCGTTAAGGGAAAGCCGGGTTCACCTGTCCAACGCTTTGCGCATCGCCAAGGTCGGCCACTGGGAGCACGATTACATCAACAACGTTTTTCGCTTCACCGACGAGTTTTACGAGCTGATGCACACCAATGCAATCGAAATGGGCGGGTATGAAATTCCACCTGAAAGGTATGTCGAGCTTTTCATGGATCCCCGGGACGCGCATATGGTTGCGGACGAAATCAAGAAGGCGATTGAAACCACGGATCCAAATTACAGCGCCAGATTGGAACACCGCGTCAAGTTCGCCGACGGAACCGCGGGGCACGTCGCCGTTCGATTTCAAGTCGTGAAGGATGAACAGGGAAGGACGATTAAAACCATCGGGGCGAACCAGGACATAACCGAACGAAAGCTTGCCGAGATGGAGATTGCCCAGCTTCGCGAGGAATTTGCCCAGGCGCAGAAAATGGAATCGGTGGGCAGGCTTGCGGGCGGCGTCGCGCACGACATGAACAATATGCTGACGATTATCCTCGGTTATTCCGAAATGTTGATGGAAGCTCTGAAGCAGTCTTCGTCCGAGCTTTACGAGCAGGCCGGAGAGATATACAAAGCCGGAAAGCGCGCGCAGGGAATAGTGCGCCAGCTTCTCGCTTTCAGCCGCAAGCAGGTTCTCCAAGTGAATGTTTTCGAAATCAACGAGCTTATTTCGGACTTTCAAAAATTGCTGGGGAGATTAATCGGCGAAGACATAGAGCTGAAGCTGATGCTCGGAGCGGACGCGGGTAAAGTCGAAGCCGACCCGTCGCAAATCGAGCAGGTGATTCTGAATCTGGCCGTTAACGCGCGCGACGCGATGCCGACCGGCGGGACGTTGGTTATCGAAACCGCCTCGGAGCATTTTGACCAATCATACGCGTCGATGCGCCCGGAGATGAATGCTGGCGACTACGTGTGCATCTCGGTCAGCGACACCGGAACCGGGATGGACCCGGATACTGCTTCCAAAATATTCGAGCCGTTTTTCACCACAAAAGGCCTCGGCATGGGAACCGGTCTTGGATTGTCCACGGTTTACGGAATCGTGAAGCAGCACGGCGGACA
It contains:
- a CDS encoding PAS domain-containing protein is translated as MSRGAVPKDLFAIVYKAYPDTFVPVVFDGKVAEITGHSAEDFLSGHVKWADLVHPDDRGDFNTHIRENAAFPGLTTSHDYRLTAKDGSIRRVRVLCVSEAGSGGKPATLMGTIYDVTNEKNAEIELKESRELFRTIFNSSPIPSYMVGLADRKIVMVNSAFESVFGFTQEEVIGQFPVELGFFGEEPENTAVCKRLVEEGKLRDFEYIFNTKSGEVRTGIAYCKVIEMQGVPCVLVETIDITDRKKAESALLESATNLRKTQEIARLGSWHYNMKGSLTWSAQSYNNLGVSPDSFTPTAASFMELIHSGDREAMREWIRACKAAENPGELEFRCVHPDGSIHWLGVRGELVCDADGKPLYMAGTNLDITRRKQAEEKLNENIERMRLIIKGSNVGLWDWDLRTNKVYYSPEWKSQIGYEEHEISDSFDEWQSRVHPDDLEPTLKSFNDFIASQRPYNEVEFRFRHKDGSYRWIFSSSSFIYGDNDKPVRMIGTHLDITDRKNAEIALRESRVHLSNALRIAKVGHWEHDYINNVFRFTDEFYELMHTNAIEMGGYEIPPERYVELFMDPRDAHMVADEIKKAIETTDPNYSARLEHRVKFADGTAGHVAVRFQVVKDEQGRTIKTIGANQDITERKLAEMEIAQLREEFAQAQKMESVGRLAGGVAHDMNNMLTIILGYSEMLMEALKQSSSELYEQAGEIYKAGKRAQGIVRQLLAFSRKQVLQVNVFEINELISDFQKLLGRLIGEDIELKLMLGADAGKVEADPSQIEQVILNLAVNARDAMPTGGTLVIETASEHFDQSYASMRPEMNAGDYVCISVSDTGTGMDPDTASKIFEPFFTTKGLGMGTGLGLSTVYGIVKQHGGHIYVYSEPGIGTTFKVYLPKAGSPEVKSESAHEAAAGGGHETILIVEDDESVRRLAERFLGPAGYRVLSAHDIETAKQLAQRAGQIHLLLTDVVMPGKGGRQVYEVLQAAIPELKVVYMSGYTDEIVSKHGILKKGVFFVQKPFTSQALLSKVREALDA